One Poecilia reticulata strain Guanapo unplaced genomic scaffold, Guppy_female_1.0+MT scaffold_253, whole genome shotgun sequence DNA segment encodes these proteins:
- the gripap1 gene encoding GRIP1-associated protein 1 gives MLDDMASQLNQVKSDHKEALSDLRLQHEKEVLGVRARYEKELRVLHEEKNRSEEEIRQQLKEEKGRTRELQGLQQQLEDLQQQLQAMEGTRGWFERRLKEAEENLETNGERHRQDVQTLQEEHGQQLQEKRAEMEGWKQRLVEVEKERDEDRETIGKLRQVRSASSGREQKLPAAPRFHTVPLGGAVQPLFYQQ, from the exons ATGCTGGACGACATGGCGTCTCAGCTGAACCAGGTGAAGTCTGACCACAAGGAGGCGCTGTCTGACCTCAGGCTGCAGCATGAGAAGGAG GTCCTCGGCGTGAGAGCTCGCTATGAGAAGGAGCTGCGGGTTCTCCACGAGGAGAAGAACCGCTCCGAGGAGGAGATCCGGCAGCAGCTCAAGGAggagaag GGCCGGACCAGAGAGCTGCAgggcctgcagcagcagctggaggatctgcagcagcagctSCAGGCCATGGAGGGAACCAGGGGCTGGTTCGAGAGGCGGCTGAAGGAGGCCGAG GAGAACCTGGAGACAAACGGCGAGCGGCACCGGCAGGACGTCCAGACGCTGCAGGAGGAGCACGGCCAGCAGCTGCAG GAGAAACGAGCTGAGATGGAGGGATGGAAGCAGCGGCTGGTGGAggtggagaaagagagagatgaggACAGAGAGACGATCGGGAAGCTCAGACAGGTGAGATCAGCATCATCAGGTAGAGAACAGAAGCTGCCCGCAGCGCCGCGTTTCCACACTGTTCCACTAGGAGGCGCAGTTCAGCCGCTTTTCTACCAGCAGTGA